In the genome of Ziziphus jujuba cultivar Dongzao chromosome 10, ASM3175591v1, the window ataaaGATAATTTAGACTGCGTCTACAGGTctgaataatttatttaaaatcaaaaggatatttttggtatttacCCCAAACTTCAAGAGTTGTAATTATAATATTcccttcattttatttattttgacataTAAGGATAAAATAgactttttcataaataaaattttatccaaaaaacaaCTTCAAGTATGCTAAATGATAATTATTCAAACTTGGATAGGTAATggtttttcaaatctcaaagtTGTACTAAagattaaaaagtgtgatgtgattccgcccaagcccgctccatcgataacccgctggggtgctgactcgatacggatgaagactaggccaatcacaagagctcaaattaagagatttaaggacaacctgggagtatttatacagggggtaatcaatctcaacagagcttgtccatacttgaagatacaaagcctattctaagcatccaagtggtggaagccgatacggacccgggtgacggttttggtatatttttggagtccggaaagcatgaaatggttcaaaTGCTTTATgtgttcaataaatatgcctaataggtcatggaatcaagttaaagcaacCTCAAacgcaataaaaaagggcttatacggacagcttcaataatttggccgaatttgctgtattgcttgctggctttactgtattttactgtattaaccttttcttatttttccaagcataggcAACGactgggccttcatattcagtttatttggcatcctaaaaagcatctagaagctgatttggagctcaaagaggtcaaagattgataaaagtcaacttgatcaaaaaggctagcatttttagtttcctaatttgtttttactttttgttttaggaaactaccattactttttggcttttatttatttattttctggacaaataaatttaggaaggtttttattttattcttttcattgtaaattaattaattcctaatttaatataaaggaattaattaatcaaacttagattaggaaaggaagtatagtttcggccaactaggtttctttatgtgtggtggccagttttctttatattctagggttttatttcgtggctttgtagcctattgaaaggcttatttttcaataagaatagaactctgatttgattgagaaaatacttgtgagattaattatctctttgttctttgagaacacctaaaacaccattagagaattggttgttttagcttgacttatcaataggttttccatcccctattggggcgtctacattataccaaggtttctaaccacaggttggttaggggttgaagtcaattccattagaacttgaacttaattaagatacggactaatataatacgggtttaggagcaggtcgtcctaggttcgtatcaaagtgtAGATGAAATTCTTCAAGAGAAAGTTGGCAAATCAAAGCAAAACTATAGAGGCATTAAATCCCTCGATTAATCATGACTAAGTATATCTTTTGTGATAGAAAAATGCTATTTATTACCATTGATAAATGATCATTGATAGAATTTATATgttaaatgatattttaaatgattatcattaaaatgttttaaagttttagtataaaaaataaatattttatttaaaatttgccGTATAAACTGATAATCAtcactaataataattaataacaaataacaaaactttTTGTATATCAATtccaaaacaaattatttttaattataaatttttccaTAGCCTAAATgatataattattgatattggTATTTAATCGCTAGATTTTTGGTCCAGTAGGGTTTGTGGCAACATTAtgtcttttttgtatttttatttttctcatttatctatttttattttattttttatatcattacAATAAATCCAAAACGAAAAGGAAAAGGGGGTAATGTCTTAAACTCACGACTTCATGGCTGTTAGTGTCTATTATATGAATGATTCTAGGTTTTTACTGTATTGTtcttttgcttattttaaatctaattgtttcgccaaaaaaaaaaaaaaactcaaatttaaCTGAATATATCTTAGATGTCAACAAGACTTCTATCCCATTTTATTATGAgaaatttattttccaaattgCTTCAAAAgctatgattaaaaaattatttatgataatttggGGTTACACAAGTTCATTTTGCCCAAAATAGAATTTAAGTATGTTCAAAAACCCATATATATGGTTGATGattacatttaaaattttaattttgatgtaatctaaaagttaataataaaagatttgaTGTTAAGACAATCATATTCACTTGGTGTTTGTTACCATATTATTGATCAAATGATGTAGCagtatttaattagtttatttttttaacttacttATCTATATAAGggtttatctttttatatttaagttgtatatatataacaactaataatattttaatatgtattatttaataaataaacttaatgaaaatataataatattattgtatgtaTTTATAGTGGTggacataaattttattttaattaatcatgGCTATTCATGTATATTTCAAATTAACCGGATTTATAGTTAACAATCAAATTAATGTGTTTAGTCGGATTTCATGTTGAAcccaaattgtaatttttttgttttttaaacaaaaattgtcGTTCTcaagtcttatatatatatgtatatatagatatatgtatgtatataagaaTATCATTCTGAAATCCaattactaaaataaattaatagacaaatttgtcaaaataaataagccacaaattcatataaaacgatgatgtttttttttttttttttttggggcatagtATCAATTATAAAGGATATATAATTGGTCAGTTACATGGGGTCTTATTCATAAAGATGTCTTATTCATAACCATAATTCATAATGGTCCTAATAAATAAGCTCCCTTTCTCATGCATTATTCCTTCCTAGTGCAGTGCATTTGGAACCGTATAACCTGAGacatcaaaaaaaatattaaataaattattattattattttgctaaaCACATTAAGTAAATTATTAtatgtacattttttttctatcaaatatattgaaataagaataatttaacatttaaaaactaGATAATTATGGAATACggtttaaagatattttttttttttgtttaacggcttaataacaaaattaagctagatatatatatatatatatatatatatatagaaaaaatgaaaataaaaaatgaaattaaaattcctcaaaatatatttatatatatatatatatatatatatacatatacacaaagGGATTGAAAATCTCACTTCCACATTTGGCTCCTTTGGCGACTTCCCGCCCACAAGttctaaaaacaaaaacggTTTTCTCCAAGCTAATTATCTCTTCGATTTCCTTTGTGACCAATTTACATAGACATGGTATATCTAAGGTCTTCACCACGGAGCAACACCCCTCCGATGGCTTAGTCTGAGGCCCAGATTTTATTATGTACGGCCCACATTGCGCTACGAAATTCGGAACGCTTGCTTCGCATTGAGCCCGGACACCGGAGTTACCCAAGACCAAAATTCCAGCCATCAAGAAAACCGCAAAGCACAAGCAACGAACACCGGCTACCGCCATTTGTAGTAGTTTACAATACTTTTTTAAACCCTTTGAAAGTGAAAATCTTCTTgtattttggaatttggattGTTGGCTTCCATATATATAGTGGAATTGTTAGAGGTTCATCATCaatattgttatatattatttcttaagAAAGGTGGAGGTTCATTAGTGGTAACAATTGCATGGCTTTTTCCTTGTTatcattgaaaaaattaaagagaatCTCTGATCATTCAGTTATATGAATGAAGTGGTGTAATagattggattaaaaaaaattggttagatggatcagtgttttttttttttttttttttgtgagtaAAGTTTGGAAATTACAAATTAtgagaaataattaaaataaattataattgagtgaaaaggaaaataatctTCATTATTTGGTTATAAAGGTATATAAGTGCACATTTGTCaggtaagataaaaaaaatcaaatcaaatcaaattactCGTAAATTGGACAAGGAATCTCATATTTTTCTTTCGATATTAAGAATCTCACAAGTGAGGTATTATTTGGTaacttgattattttatttctttttaatttttggttttgtatttttctatttaaatgtaagtaatttgcttttttttttttaaatattaattggcGGTAGTTAAAGTTTGTTAGATATTTAAACTTACTataaagtagaaagaaaaaaaaaaaaccataaagatCAAATTTGAACACAACTTTTCAAATTCTGTTGATCTTTTCCCCCTTCTTGTTTAAGTAACAATAGATAACTATCATTAATACACGctgagaaaaataaattacacacaattagataaaaaacaaaaaaaaatgaaaaaaaaatcagctttgttatcaaataacatataaaacaatttaattttgataggaCTGTAGATGTGCCATTATAATTTTCTTGTACTAAAGGTGTAAGGTGATAAAAACTTCTTTATTTGCTCAGTGTAAGTTTTCACtgtaaaatttgatcaaataataaatgtctctatttttattttattttattttatttttgagaaagagaaaatttaaatttgaattattgtctaaaaaattaatatatatatatttttttggtcattgGATTGTCTTTTGAAGATAAtgtttttgtttatcaaatttagcTAGTTCAGAGCACCATATCTTTGAAGTTTTGAAATATTTGTCTTGTCAAAACATGTCAATAGGATACAAATTgcacaagaaaacaaaaaaaggatttGGAACCTCAAAgtgtaatataaaaataatgggttggtttttatttttaatttttaaatatataatggattataaaacataaatttatgtGTAGTAAATAATTAAGCGCCAACAATTTTAATCCGCTGAAATATAGTTTCTTCTTTATATTGAGTTTTtaataatgtaataatatatattgagttATTACTTGATCAAGTAAATTTGTAAGTAAATCATTAATTGAGTGAGTGATGTAACATCTTTACCATCCGATATATTAGTAAGTTATTATTACACATGTTTACCATCCTgatccatgtatatatatatacgttgaAAATTTagttaaactaaataaaatagtcaaaattttaatttgccaTCTTTTCTTGTATGTATACTCAGTACTCTTTCTAGTTTatagtacaatttttttttttggggtcatttctggtataatttgtttttttacaagctagtataatttttttttttaggaaagcccaaaataatttttgtttttttattggttCTAGGATGTCCTTGATTGGATAAGACAATCACATAATCATAAAAAacgataatttttatttttttatttttcattattaaggATGATTGACCATAGCTACATGTGGATGGCTTTCATTCCAATCACAAGGGAAATGAAAACGAAAACCTTCTTTCATACATGAAGATATTAATAACGGCTCGAAGTTCCCATTCTTATGCGTTACCTCCGCGTGTATGTGGAACAGTATAACCTGTAaatcaaaacaaatattaaataaataattacataccaatatttttttttttccttcaaacaTATCAAAagagaataatatttttaattttttaaaataataattagatggtctaatgataaataattatatattaagataatatatatttatatatgttgttgaaatttaaattaaaatataaaattagaaagGGATTTGAAAATCTCACTTCCACATTTGGTTCCTTTGGCTATTTTCAACCCACAGCTTCTGCCAACGAAGACCACCTTCTCCATGCTAACCAACCTTTCGACTTCCTTTGTGACCATTTTACAAACACATGGTATGTCCAGGTCCTTCACCACCGAGCAACAACCCGCTGACGGCTGAATCTTCGGTCCGGTTTTCGACACGTATTGCTGACATTCTGCTATCAGACTTGGGATGCTTGCTTCGCATTGAGCCCGGACACCTGAGTTACCTATTGCCAGAATTACGACCATTAAGAATACAGTCAAGCTCAAGCAACGAACACCGATCACTGCCATTGAAGTGGTTCACAAATACTACGTTATACCCTTTTAGAAGTAAATAAGATTTTGGGTTGTATTTGGAATTTGGATTGATGgcctccatatatatatatatatatatatatagtggaaTTGGTAAAGGTCCATTAGTGGTAATAAATGCATGGTTTGCAGAAGAGTCTAATTTAATGGTGTGCCAGATTGGATTCATAAATTGGTTCTCTGAGtaagtaatttttatttattttttcactgtGGGAATATGATGAGGATGAGGGGGGAAGGATCACATTCATGGATATGATCATTATGAATTTTTGTTCGTgttattgaataaaatatgaatattaattaaaaagttataaatggCACACTTGtcagttaaaa includes:
- the LOC107410818 gene encoding uncharacterized protein LOC107410818, whose protein sequence is MAVIGVRCLSLTVFLMVVILAIGNSGVRAQCEASIPSLIAECQQYVSKTGPKIQPSAGCCSVVKDLDIPCVCKMVTKEVERLVSMEKVVFVGRSCGLKIAKGTKCGSYTVPHTRGGNA